In Spirochaeta thermophila DSM 6578, the following proteins share a genomic window:
- a CDS encoding sigma-54-dependent Fis family transcriptional regulator, with the protein MIFSSEIIDKRKLEKLLEINLRINSRYQDVHTLLEEILSSAMELTEGEAASLLVLNREMNRLYFEIALGPKGPEVKRFSLKPGEGIAGWVAKHNRSLIVNSVEDDPRHFPEIDRETGYRTRSILAVPMRVKEECVGVIEVLNKKGDKGFTQEDLEWLEVFANQAGIAFQNARYLQRVHNEIEHLQIQITTAQGFHPLIAESQLIKEKLQLVDKIAQTDSPVLIQGESGVGKELFAEQIHLRSKRKDGPFVRVNCAALPESLLESELFGHVRGAFTDAVQDRKGRFELAHGGTIFLDEIGELPLTLQAKFLRVLQYKTFERLGSSEPIQVDVRIIAATNRNLEKAVAEGSFRQDLYYRLNVIPLYIPSLRERVEDIPVLAEFFLKKYTREMNKPIKGFTPEAFEVLLGYTWPGNVRELENVVERAVVISQEEYITPEDLMISRPSEYSELYQQKGLKEAVTIFKRNFIQNALRMNRGNQTLTAKKLGIQRTYLAKLIKEYDIKI; encoded by the coding sequence ATGATCTTTTCCTCGGAGATCATCGACAAGAGGAAATTGGAAAAGCTTCTCGAGATCAACCTGAGGATCAACTCGAGGTATCAGGACGTACATACCCTTCTGGAAGAGATCCTCTCCTCGGCAATGGAGCTCACGGAAGGGGAGGCTGCCTCGCTCCTCGTTTTGAATCGAGAGATGAATCGCCTCTATTTCGAAATCGCTCTCGGTCCCAAAGGGCCGGAGGTGAAACGCTTCTCCCTCAAGCCGGGAGAAGGTATCGCCGGATGGGTGGCGAAACACAATCGTTCACTCATCGTCAACAGCGTGGAAGATGATCCTCGACATTTCCCTGAAATCGATCGTGAGACGGGTTACAGGACGCGCTCGATTCTCGCCGTACCCATGAGGGTCAAGGAAGAGTGCGTGGGGGTCATAGAGGTTCTCAACAAGAAGGGCGACAAAGGATTCACCCAGGAAGATCTCGAGTGGCTCGAAGTCTTCGCGAATCAGGCCGGAATCGCCTTTCAGAACGCGCGCTATCTCCAACGAGTCCACAATGAGATAGAGCACCTCCAGATCCAGATCACCACCGCACAAGGTTTCCACCCTCTCATCGCGGAGAGTCAACTCATCAAGGAAAAACTCCAGCTCGTGGACAAGATAGCCCAGACCGACTCTCCGGTACTCATCCAAGGGGAGAGCGGAGTCGGGAAAGAACTCTTCGCCGAACAGATCCATCTGAGGAGCAAACGCAAAGACGGACCGTTCGTGCGAGTCAATTGCGCGGCACTTCCGGAGAGTCTTCTGGAGAGCGAGCTCTTCGGACATGTGAGGGGGGCCTTCACCGACGCCGTCCAGGATCGCAAAGGCAGATTTGAACTCGCCCATGGAGGCACGATATTCCTCGATGAGATCGGGGAGCTCCCCCTCACACTCCAGGCGAAGTTTCTCAGGGTCCTCCAGTACAAGACCTTCGAGAGACTGGGGTCGAGCGAGCCCATCCAGGTCGACGTGAGAATCATAGCCGCTACCAATCGAAACCTGGAGAAGGCGGTGGCGGAAGGATCATTCAGACAGGACCTCTACTACAGACTCAATGTCATTCCTCTCTATATTCCCTCCCTCAGAGAACGGGTGGAAGATATACCTGTCCTGGCCGAATTCTTCCTGAAGAAATATACCAGAGAGATGAACAAACCCATAAAGGGTTTCACCCCTGAAGCCTTCGAAGTCCTCCTTGGATATACATGGCCAGGCAATGTGAGAGAGCTCGAGAATGTCGTGGAACGTGCGGTGGTGATATCCCAGGAAGAGTACATCACCCCCGAGGATCTCATGATCTCCCGACCGTCCGAGTACTCTGAGCTCTATCAGCAGAAAGGCCTGAAAGAAGCCGTAACCATCTTCAAACGGAACTTCATCCAGAACGCGCTTCGTATGAACAGGGGGAACCAGACCCTCACCGCAAAAAAACTGGGGATCCAAAGAACCTATCTTGCGAAACTCATCAAAGAGTATGATATCAAAATCTAA
- a CDS encoding 30S ribosomal protein S1 produces the protein MIIAIDGPAGVGKSTVARCIAERLHLPHVNSGDLYRAVTYLAIMAQYLSPLREEAIILLARDLTCRIVEGVLDIDGIPSLSELHTDQVDRWVAQVSSLPEVRNHVTEKLRTLVRESGGVVEGRDIGTVVFPDTPYKFFLDATPEERARRRFLQGTSSLPYEELVKEIRRRDEIDRNKPLGALKQAPGAVYIDTSDLTSEAVCEKVIQIIRQISENRSRTDMMNHQNSTLDPQMNTSPDPSVPEQEELQEIYLKTLEEVEEGSLVEGTVIEINKDYVYLDVGYKSEGQVPISDFDTLPKVGDTVPVVILRKETADGHILVSKKKADQRLFWKTLKDAFQEKKPIEGKIVREIKGGFEVDLGHGFSGFLPRSQTDIERVEDVSPYIGLETRFLIERLFSNRKVNIVLSRRRWLEEERERKRTEFFETRKEGDIVEGVVKSFAPFGAFIDLGGFDGLLHLQDMSWGRAVRPKDYVKKGEKVRVKIIKMDREQQKVNLSLKALKEDPWTHFEERYHRGDVVEGVVTKLMPFGAFVEIEEGIEGLVHISEMSWVKTIEHPKEVLKRGARIQAKILDYDIEERRLSLGIRQLQANPWETLHERYPVGMRLTRPITQIFPHGAVVELEEGIEAFLPAENISWTERVEDVTTLFQPGQEIEFCITRIDKKRRRIQIGIKQLSEDPWKALAKAFPEGSEIETKILRKEPQGIVVEVQGGIEGFIPNRQLCDPAVETPENVRDRLKEGDTIRALVLELKPSKRRLILSIREKERKEQERELSKYLHEGEGETTFSIADLLSSSQEDESE, from the coding sequence ATGATCATAGCCATTGACGGACCAGCCGGGGTGGGCAAGAGCACGGTAGCGAGATGCATCGCAGAGCGGCTCCACCTCCCCCATGTCAACTCGGGAGATCTCTACCGTGCGGTCACGTACCTTGCCATCATGGCGCAATACCTCTCTCCTCTTCGGGAAGAAGCCATCATTCTCCTGGCTCGAGACCTCACCTGCAGGATCGTCGAGGGCGTTCTCGACATCGACGGCATTCCCTCCCTTTCGGAGCTCCATACGGATCAGGTGGACAGGTGGGTGGCTCAGGTCTCTTCACTCCCCGAGGTGAGGAACCACGTCACGGAAAAGTTGAGAACCCTGGTACGAGAATCAGGCGGCGTCGTGGAAGGACGGGATATCGGCACAGTGGTCTTTCCCGATACACCCTACAAGTTCTTCCTTGACGCCACGCCGGAGGAGAGGGCACGAAGACGCTTCCTCCAGGGGACATCCTCGCTCCCCTATGAGGAGCTTGTGAAGGAAATCCGGAGAAGAGACGAGATCGACAGGAACAAACCACTGGGAGCCCTCAAGCAAGCGCCCGGTGCGGTCTATATTGACACCTCCGACTTGACCAGCGAGGCGGTTTGTGAGAAAGTTATACAGATCATTCGGCAGATATCGGAGAACAGGAGTAGGACTGACATGATGAACCATCAGAACTCAACGCTGGACCCCCAGATGAATACCTCCCCCGACCCATCCGTGCCAGAACAGGAGGAACTGCAGGAAATATATCTCAAGACCCTGGAAGAGGTGGAAGAGGGGTCTCTCGTAGAAGGCACAGTGATCGAGATCAACAAAGATTATGTATACCTCGACGTAGGCTATAAATCCGAAGGCCAGGTTCCCATAAGCGATTTCGATACCCTTCCGAAAGTAGGGGATACCGTCCCCGTGGTCATCCTCCGCAAGGAGACGGCCGACGGTCACATTCTCGTGTCCAAGAAAAAGGCGGATCAGCGGCTCTTCTGGAAGACATTGAAAGACGCCTTCCAGGAAAAGAAGCCTATCGAAGGGAAGATAGTACGGGAGATAAAAGGCGGCTTTGAAGTGGACCTGGGACACGGGTTCTCCGGTTTTCTCCCCAGGTCTCAGACCGACATCGAGCGTGTGGAGGACGTGAGCCCCTACATCGGGCTGGAAACCCGCTTTCTCATAGAACGTCTCTTCTCCAACAGAAAGGTGAACATCGTCCTTTCGAGAAGGAGGTGGCTCGAGGAGGAACGGGAAAGGAAGCGGACCGAGTTCTTCGAAACGAGAAAGGAAGGCGACATCGTAGAAGGTGTCGTGAAATCCTTCGCACCCTTTGGAGCCTTCATAGATCTGGGAGGATTCGACGGACTCCTCCATCTTCAGGACATGAGCTGGGGACGGGCCGTACGACCCAAGGATTACGTGAAAAAGGGTGAAAAGGTCAGGGTGAAGATAATCAAGATGGACAGGGAGCAGCAGAAGGTGAATCTCTCCCTCAAGGCACTCAAAGAAGACCCATGGACCCACTTTGAAGAACGTTACCACAGGGGAGATGTGGTAGAGGGGGTGGTGACCAAACTCATGCCCTTCGGGGCCTTCGTGGAAATAGAAGAAGGCATCGAGGGTCTCGTCCATATCTCCGAGATGTCATGGGTGAAGACCATCGAGCATCCCAAAGAAGTCCTCAAACGCGGAGCGAGGATCCAGGCCAAGATCCTCGACTATGACATCGAAGAACGACGACTCTCGCTGGGTATTCGTCAGCTCCAGGCCAACCCATGGGAGACTCTCCACGAACGCTATCCTGTGGGGATGAGGTTGACCCGTCCTATCACGCAGATCTTCCCGCACGGCGCGGTGGTGGAACTCGAAGAGGGAATCGAGGCCTTTCTCCCGGCAGAGAACATCTCCTGGACCGAAAGAGTGGAGGATGTTACAACCCTCTTTCAGCCGGGACAGGAGATCGAATTCTGTATCACCCGTATCGACAAGAAGAGACGCAGGATCCAGATCGGGATAAAACAGCTCTCCGAAGATCCGTGGAAAGCCCTTGCCAAGGCCTTCCCTGAAGGAAGCGAGATCGAGACCAAGATCCTCAGGAAGGAACCTCAGGGAATCGTAGTGGAGGTTCAGGGAGGAATAGAGGGCTTCATCCCCAATCGTCAACTGTGCGATCCGGCTGTGGAGACTCCCGAGAACGTCCGCGATCGGCTCAAGGAAGGCGACACCATACGGGCACTCGTACTCGAGCTCAAACCCTCGAAGAGGCGGCTTATCCTCTCCATCCGGGAGAAGGAGAGGAAAGAGCAGGAACGCGAATTGAGCAAGTACCTCCATGAAGGGGAAGGGGAGACAACCTTCAGCATAGCAGACCTCCTCTCTTCAAGCCAGGAGGACGAGTCGGAATGA
- a CDS encoding pseudouridine synthase: protein MNSNSGQRHPGSSSQLRLHVFLARCGEGSRRACEELIKKGRVRVNGRVITNPAHRVDPQEDRVTLDGRDVHLVGKFLYLAFHKPPGYLCTRSDPQGRPLVYDLIDPVLPYKVFSIGRLDFLSSGLLLLTNDGEFADIVMHPKHRVEKEYLVETKRPIPRALLESYLKGIRIEGERYVLKAYKSKSPHKVHLILEEGKNREIRKVFYSSHLPIVRIHRIRIGPVRLGRLRPGHFRNLTKEEIRLLREGRGHDDHSH, encoded by the coding sequence TTGAACTCAAATAGTGGACAGAGACATCCCGGCTCATCCTCGCAACTGCGGCTCCACGTCTTCCTCGCACGGTGCGGTGAAGGCTCTCGGCGGGCATGCGAGGAACTCATCAAGAAGGGACGGGTGAGAGTGAACGGCAGGGTGATAACCAATCCCGCCCATCGCGTGGACCCGCAGGAAGACCGCGTGACCCTGGACGGGAGGGATGTCCACCTCGTCGGAAAGTTCCTCTATCTTGCATTTCACAAACCCCCGGGATATCTCTGCACCCGTTCCGATCCGCAGGGAAGGCCGCTCGTCTATGACCTCATAGATCCCGTCCTGCCGTATAAGGTATTCTCCATCGGACGGCTCGACTTCCTCTCTTCCGGTCTCCTGCTTCTCACAAACGACGGTGAGTTTGCGGATATCGTGATGCATCCCAAACACCGGGTCGAGAAAGAGTATCTCGTGGAAACCAAACGACCCATCCCCAGAGCACTCCTCGAATCCTACCTGAAGGGAATACGGATCGAAGGGGAACGATATGTGCTCAAAGCCTATAAATCGAAAAGCCCCCACAAGGTCCATCTCATTCTCGAAGAAGGAAAAAACAGGGAGATAAGGAAGGTCTTCTATTCCTCTCATCTCCCCATCGTGAGGATACACCGCATCAGGATAGGGCCTGTCCGGTTGGGTCGGCTCAGGCCCGGGCACTTCCGGAATCTCACCAAGGAGGAAATCAGACTTCTACGGGAAGGGAGAGGACATGATGATCATAGCCATTGA
- the scpB gene encoding SMC-Scp complex subunit ScpB: MKLSPSAALCEAVLLLESEPISMAQIAETTGLSSEEVEQSLQELKQVYETNGHGIDLYISSDEVFLSPHKRFWSALRPRYGKKHRSRLSRAALETLAIIAYRQPITRAEIEAIRGVSSDAMIRMLLSRELIKEVGRKDLPGRPAMYGTTPEFLRMFGLKSIADLPKLQEEEAERFELK, translated from the coding sequence ATGAAACTCTCACCCAGCGCCGCTCTGTGCGAGGCAGTCCTTCTGCTCGAGTCGGAACCGATCTCGATGGCCCAGATCGCGGAGACCACCGGACTCTCCTCGGAAGAGGTGGAGCAGTCTCTTCAAGAGCTCAAACAGGTCTATGAGACAAACGGACATGGGATCGACCTCTACATCTCCTCCGATGAGGTGTTTCTCTCACCCCACAAGCGCTTCTGGAGCGCGCTTCGCCCTCGATACGGGAAGAAACATCGTTCGAGGTTGAGCCGTGCGGCCCTGGAAACCCTGGCAATCATCGCCTACAGACAACCTATCACCCGGGCGGAAATCGAGGCCATAAGGGGGGTATCCTCCGACGCCATGATCAGGATGCTCCTCTCCCGAGAATTGATAAAGGAAGTGGGCCGTAAAGACCTCCCGGGAAGACCTGCCATGTACGGTACCACCCCAGAATTCCTTCGCATGTTCGGACTCAAGAGCATCGCCGATCTCCCGAAACTCCAGGAAGAAGAGGCGGAACGATTTGAACTCAAATAG
- a CDS encoding segregation and condensation protein A, with product METTTFRLQDFEGPLDLLLFLIKRAEINIYDIPIAEITEQYLEFLRYAERVELDNLTDFYLMAATLLYMKSQMLLPQEHDEVDEDWEDPRKDLVEQLIEYQKYKKLSELMEKRWEEAENSPLSWFERRNGQPRLPFDEEPVLEEMDPWNLFKVFSHLMSRLSAGRLIDLSEDVTTSEKQALLLELLSQKDEFPFTDLITRPHSLLDLICAFLSVLESSRLKLIRVFQNRLFGDIIIRKREEGT from the coding sequence ATGGAGACGACGACGTTCAGACTACAGGACTTCGAAGGCCCTCTCGACCTCCTTCTTTTCTTGATAAAGCGGGCCGAGATAAACATATACGACATACCCATCGCGGAGATCACAGAGCAGTACCTCGAATTCCTCAGATACGCCGAACGGGTGGAACTCGACAATCTCACCGATTTCTATCTCATGGCCGCCACCCTGCTCTATATGAAATCACAGATGCTTCTCCCGCAAGAGCACGACGAGGTCGATGAGGACTGGGAAGATCCCAGAAAGGACCTCGTGGAGCAGTTGATAGAATATCAGAAATACAAGAAACTCTCGGAACTCATGGAAAAAAGGTGGGAAGAGGCAGAAAACTCTCCCCTCTCGTGGTTCGAGCGTAGAAACGGACAACCCCGTCTACCTTTCGATGAGGAACCGGTCTTGGAGGAAATGGATCCGTGGAACCTCTTCAAGGTCTTCTCCCACCTCATGAGCAGACTCTCGGCCGGAAGACTCATAGACCTCTCCGAGGATGTGACCACCTCGGAGAAACAGGCACTTCTCCTTGAACTCCTCTCCCAGAAGGACGAGTTCCCGTTCACCGACCTGATCACCCGTCCCCACTCGCTCCTCGATCTCATCTGTGCTTTCCTTTCAGTACTCGAGAGCAGTCGCCTGAAATTGATTCGCGTCTTCCAGAACCGGCTCTTCGGGGATATCATCATCAGGAAGAGAGAGGAGGGCACATGA
- the folK gene encoding 2-amino-4-hydroxy-6-hydroxymethyldihydropteridine diphosphokinase: protein MATTYIAVGSNRGDSLGIVGRLLSALRKRDPELRCASLYRSEPMYLRDQPDFLNTVIEFHTDLHPEALLRFLQELETNAGRNRAEEPRYGPRPLDLDILLYDDLLLTTPSLQIPHPRMQERLFVLVPLLELAPDLVDPRDGIPFRVKQEQAALHHPLHLEKIAPLV, encoded by the coding sequence ATGGCGACGACGTATATCGCTGTGGGTTCGAACAGGGGAGATTCCCTCGGTATAGTGGGACGCCTCCTTTCTGCCCTCAGGAAGAGGGACCCGGAGCTGCGGTGTGCTTCGCTCTACAGATCGGAACCCATGTACCTGAGGGACCAACCGGACTTCCTCAACACAGTGATTGAGTTCCATACCGACCTTCACCCCGAAGCCCTCCTGAGGTTTCTCCAGGAGCTCGAAACCAACGCGGGCAGGAACAGGGCCGAAGAACCACGTTACGGCCCGAGACCGCTCGATCTCGACATACTCCTCTACGACGATCTGCTGCTCACCACCCCTTCCCTCCAGATCCCCCATCCCAGGATGCAGGAACGACTCTTCGTGCTCGTGCCTCTCCTGGAACTCGCCCCTGACCTCGTGGACCCCCGGGACGGAATCCCGTTCCGGGTGAAACAGGAGCAGGCCGCTCTCCACCATCCTCTTCACCTTGAAAAAATAGCGCCGCTGGTATAG
- the recA gene encoding recombinase RecA, protein MAKNNSSPNIREEKLKALEAAQLQIEKQFGKGALMRLGSRSHVEGLDVIPSGSILLDYALGVGGYPKGRIIEIYGPESSGKTTIALHAIAEAQKRGGIAAFVDAEHALDPTYAKNLGVNIDELWVSQPSSGEEALEITESLVRSGAIDIIVVDSVAALTPQAEIDGDMGDAHVGLQARLMSQALRKLTGAVAKSGTCLIFINQIRMKIGVMFGNPETTTGGNALKFYATIRLDVRRTETISEGADNAVGTKVRVRVVKNKVAPPFKKVELEMEFGKGVSSIASLLDAAVEHGLIQKSGSWYSIGDERIGQGRETIKQYLVEHPEEASRIEEELRKKLFPHLYTNKTPLPEEGKDGVQKKNGNGQKKPKSQEEILF, encoded by the coding sequence ATGGCAAAAAACAATTCCTCACCCAACATACGAGAAGAAAAACTGAAGGCACTCGAGGCCGCGCAACTCCAGATCGAAAAGCAGTTCGGCAAGGGAGCACTCATGCGCCTGGGCTCCCGCAGCCATGTCGAAGGCCTCGATGTCATCCCTTCGGGATCCATTCTCCTCGACTATGCCTTGGGCGTGGGTGGATATCCCAAGGGGAGGATCATCGAGATCTACGGTCCCGAGTCCTCGGGAAAGACCACCATCGCCCTTCACGCGATCGCCGAAGCCCAGAAGCGGGGAGGAATCGCCGCCTTTGTCGATGCAGAACACGCGCTCGATCCCACGTATGCAAAGAACCTGGGTGTGAACATCGATGAACTGTGGGTCTCTCAACCCTCTTCCGGTGAGGAAGCCCTCGAAATCACGGAATCCCTCGTGCGTTCGGGAGCAATCGACATCATTGTGGTGGACTCTGTGGCCGCTCTCACCCCGCAAGCCGAGATCGATGGTGACATGGGAGACGCCCATGTGGGACTCCAGGCCCGGCTCATGAGCCAGGCACTTCGTAAACTCACGGGAGCCGTCGCCAAATCGGGCACCTGTCTCATCTTCATCAATCAGATACGGATGAAAATCGGGGTGATGTTCGGTAATCCGGAGACCACCACCGGAGGGAACGCCCTGAAGTTCTATGCCACGATCCGACTCGATGTCAGGAGAACCGAGACCATCAGCGAGGGGGCGGACAACGCAGTGGGAACCAAGGTGCGTGTCCGGGTGGTGAAGAACAAGGTGGCCCCTCCGTTCAAGAAGGTGGAGCTGGAAATGGAGTTCGGGAAAGGGGTCTCCAGTATCGCGAGCCTGCTGGACGCCGCAGTGGAACACGGGCTCATCCAGAAGAGCGGGAGCTGGTATTCGATCGGAGACGAACGGATAGGGCAGGGGAGGGAGACGATAAAGCAATATCTCGTGGAACACCCAGAGGAAGCCTCGCGCATCGAGGAGGAGCTCAGAAAGAAGCTTTTCCCACATCTCTACACGAACAAGACACCTCTTCCCGAAGAGGGGAAAGACGGTGTTCAGAAGAAGAACGGGAATGGGCAAAAAAAACCGAAGTCCCAGGAAGAGATACTCTTCTAG
- a CDS encoding transposase has protein sequence MLENLPDEELMQQLEQRRGRGRNEYPVRAMWNSLVAGIVFQHPSIEQLRRELLRNGQLRDLCGFDPTRGSDAVPSASAYSRFLSTLRKRSIREALVRVFTSLVDQCYRELPGFGRRLGADGKGIASVARRRGKGAGDRRGEHDADWGCHEYVYQNERGEVQKSVKKWFGFTVHLLADTAYELPVAFTVSRASKHEVPVMRKLIRSLDRHRPHILKAAEVFTADRGYDDGTLIDLLWHEHRIKPVIDIRNLWKDGEQTRLVPGTRNVVYDYQGTVSCVCMATGTQREMAYRGFEEKRGTLKYGCPAVHYGYECAGKASCPLASCIRIPLSTDRRVFTPLARSSYRWKREYAKRTALERIHSRLDRSFSLELHTIRGQEKLSVHLTLVFSVMSAPALGRVRENQANQMRSLVRPAA, from the coding sequence GTGTTGGAGAACCTGCCGGATGAGGAACTGATGCAGCAGCTGGAACAGAGGCGGGGGAGAGGCCGGAATGAATATCCGGTACGGGCGATGTGGAACTCGCTCGTTGCGGGGATAGTGTTTCAGCACCCGAGCATCGAGCAGCTACGCCGGGAGCTCTTGCGGAACGGGCAACTGAGGGACCTGTGTGGATTTGATCCTACCCGGGGAAGCGATGCGGTACCCAGTGCCAGCGCGTACAGCCGGTTTCTTTCCACCTTGAGGAAGCGGAGTATCCGGGAAGCACTGGTAAGGGTGTTTACCAGCCTGGTGGATCAGTGCTACCGGGAGCTGCCTGGATTTGGGCGGCGGCTGGGAGCCGATGGGAAGGGGATAGCAAGCGTTGCCCGTCGAAGGGGGAAGGGTGCCGGAGACCGGCGAGGGGAGCACGATGCGGACTGGGGGTGTCATGAGTATGTGTATCAGAATGAACGGGGGGAGGTGCAGAAGTCGGTAAAGAAATGGTTCGGGTTTACGGTGCACCTCCTTGCGGATACAGCGTATGAACTGCCGGTGGCCTTTACGGTGAGTCGGGCCTCAAAGCACGAGGTGCCGGTAATGCGAAAGCTGATTCGGTCCCTGGATCGCCATAGGCCGCATATACTCAAGGCGGCGGAAGTGTTCACGGCCGACCGGGGCTATGATGATGGCACGTTGATAGATCTGTTGTGGCACGAGCACCGGATCAAACCGGTCATCGATATTCGCAACCTGTGGAAAGATGGAGAACAGACCAGGCTGGTCCCGGGGACAAGAAATGTGGTGTATGACTACCAAGGGACGGTGAGTTGTGTCTGTATGGCCACGGGGACGCAGCGGGAGATGGCCTACCGGGGATTTGAAGAGAAGCGGGGCACGTTGAAGTACGGCTGTCCTGCGGTGCACTATGGGTATGAGTGTGCAGGCAAAGCCTCCTGTCCCTTGGCCTCCTGTATTCGGATCCCCCTCTCCACGGACCGCAGAGTCTTCACGCCTCTCGCCCGATCTTCGTATCGGTGGAAGCGGGAGTATGCCAAGCGAACGGCCTTGGAGCGGATCCACAGCCGGCTGGATCGAAGCTTTAGCCTGGAACTCCACACGATCCGGGGGCAGGAGAAACTGTCGGTTCACCTCACGCTGGTGTTTTCTGTCATGAGTGCCCCTGCCCTGGGACGAGTGCGAGAGAACCAAGCGAACCAGATGCGCTCCCTGGTCAGGCCTGCGGCCTAA
- the dtd gene encoding D-aminoacyl-tRNA deacylase: protein MRAVVQRVHRGVIEVEGRVVASIETGIAVFLGVASGDTEEDVTYLATKVAHLRIFEDHEGKMNRSVIEEGRNILVIPQFTLLGDVRKGRRPSYNAAAPPAEAEPLFTRFCETIETFGLRTARGVFGTHMEVSLVVDGPVTILLDSKKAF from the coding sequence GTGCGAGCTGTGGTCCAGCGAGTACATCGAGGTGTCATTGAGGTCGAGGGAAGGGTAGTGGCATCGATCGAAACAGGGATCGCAGTCTTCTTGGGAGTAGCCAGCGGTGACACGGAGGAAGACGTGACCTATCTTGCGACAAAAGTGGCCCACTTGAGGATATTCGAGGACCACGAGGGAAAGATGAACCGCTCGGTCATCGAAGAGGGGAGGAACATCCTCGTGATTCCACAGTTCACCCTGCTCGGAGACGTGCGGAAAGGGCGACGCCCCTCCTACAATGCGGCGGCTCCACCGGCCGAAGCCGAGCCCCTTTTCACGCGATTCTGTGAAACGATCGAGACATTCGGCCTCAGGACGGCCCGCGGCGTATTCGGCACTCATATGGAAGTCTCGCTGGTGGTGGACGGGCCTGTCACCATTCTCCTCGACTCGAAGAAGGCGTTCTGA
- a CDS encoding tetratricopeptide repeat protein — translation MKESDLRMAQKLFSRRRYGDVIRLLEPLIFEYRESFTFYALLGLSCLHVGDYGGAETFLLRAHHLRPERPEIIHGLALIYLKRGDSSSAIQRWLEILEDHPHYAPARHALDMVRTCRTDDDLEDLITSPRFRKLFPRMRFHRRRLAPVLLLTSFAGILLIGGLIVFTIQGREREDALSPETRQILREIEAYNGALFSQEGEFRYVLTSREAQELLHEIQEALVAFDDNRARISINKILLSNVAPEVKKKVEGLIPHLHPPEFGTLKTRVGFAEVMKDPPLYAGVGIQWKGRISNLEVGPDAITFDFLVGYHTRRILEGIVPVEVPFPVTIDPERAYEIVGEIMIDERSPIGFLVRCHSLRWLED, via the coding sequence ATGAAGGAATCAGATCTCCGTATGGCCCAGAAATTGTTCTCACGACGTCGTTACGGAGATGTCATACGCCTGCTCGAACCGTTGATCTTCGAGTACAGGGAAAGTTTCACGTTCTATGCCCTCCTCGGCCTCTCTTGCCTGCATGTCGGGGACTACGGGGGAGCGGAGACATTTCTCCTCAGAGCCCATCACCTTCGGCCGGAACGCCCCGAGATCATCCACGGCCTTGCCCTCATCTACCTGAAACGGGGGGACTCCTCGTCGGCCATCCAACGATGGCTGGAAATACTCGAGGACCATCCGCACTATGCTCCTGCCAGACACGCCCTCGACATGGTACGTACGTGTAGAACCGACGATGATCTGGAAGACCTCATCACCTCTCCCCGATTCAGGAAGCTCTTCCCCAGGATGCGCTTCCACCGGCGTCGACTCGCTCCCGTGCTCCTCCTCACGTCCTTCGCAGGGATCCTCCTCATCGGAGGTCTCATCGTGTTCACCATACAAGGGAGGGAGAGAGAGGACGCACTCTCGCCCGAAACCCGGCAGATCCTCCGCGAAATCGAGGCATACAATGGGGCTCTCTTCTCCCAAGAAGGGGAGTTCCGATACGTACTGACCAGCCGGGAGGCGCAGGAACTTCTCCACGAGATCCAGGAGGCCCTCGTGGCCTTCGACGACAATCGAGCCCGTATCTCCATAAACAAGATCCTTCTCTCGAACGTAGCCCCGGAAGTAAAAAAGAAAGTGGAAGGGCTCATCCCCCATCTCCACCCCCCCGAATTCGGCACATTGAAAACCCGCGTGGGATTCGCTGAAGTGATGAAAGATCCTCCTCTCTATGCAGGAGTGGGAATCCAATGGAAAGGAAGAATCTCCAACCTCGAGGTCGGACCCGATGCGATCACCTTCGACTTCCTGGTGGGTTACCACACGAGGCGGATTCTGGAGGGGATCGTCCCCGTAGAGGTTCCTTTTCCCGTGACGATCGATCCCGAACGGGCGTATGAGATCGTGGGAGAGATCATGATCGACGAACGTTCGCCGATAGGCTTCCTGGTTCGATGCCACTCTCTTCGATGGTTGGAGGACTGA